A genome region from Deinococcus depolymerans includes the following:
- a CDS encoding sugar ABC transporter substrate-binding protein, which produces MKKLILTAALFTAATAGAQKTQLEFWTISLAPLFNDEMNRLVAQFEKENPSVELKWVDVPATAMEQKLLASVAAGRPPAAVNLSSDMTVKLVQQGALETLDLSDAQRKLYFASPLNTFTFDGKVMGVPWYWAPKVVAYNTEIFRKAGLDPSNPPRTIQTLIAAAKQIKDRTGLYGFMPNINGISMLYVFQEAGLPVLDKSGGKAVFNSPEHVKLLQTYVDLYKKGYIPEDTMRRGFTAATELYSAGKLGMLITGPQFILRVQNDNKTIFDQTRVAPYPINLAGNVIHTGLMGFMVPKGVKDKALAQKLALFLTNDVNQLQFSKVTKTTFPSTVKASTDKFFKQGGSDAVSQGRLVASTELKKAKDLTLIYPDASKLNKVFKDNVEAAMAGQKTAKQALDDIVKAWNASL; this is translated from the coding sequence ATGAAGAAACTCATCCTGACTGCCGCCCTGTTCACTGCCGCCACGGCCGGCGCCCAGAAGACCCAGCTGGAATTCTGGACCATCAGCCTCGCGCCCCTGTTCAACGACGAGATGAACCGCCTGGTCGCGCAGTTCGAGAAGGAAAACCCCAGCGTGGAACTCAAGTGGGTGGACGTGCCCGCCACCGCCATGGAGCAGAAACTGCTGGCGTCCGTCGCCGCCGGACGTCCCCCCGCCGCCGTGAACCTCAGCAGCGACATGACCGTCAAACTCGTGCAGCAGGGCGCGCTCGAGACGCTGGACCTCAGCGACGCGCAGCGCAAACTGTACTTCGCCAGCCCGCTGAACACCTTCACCTTCGACGGGAAGGTCATGGGCGTGCCGTGGTACTGGGCGCCGAAGGTCGTGGCGTACAACACCGAGATCTTCCGCAAGGCCGGCCTGGACCCCTCCAACCCGCCCCGCACCATCCAGACCCTGATCGCCGCCGCCAAACAGATCAAGGACCGCACCGGCCTGTACGGATTCATGCCGAACATCAACGGGATCAGCATGCTGTACGTCTTCCAGGAGGCCGGGCTGCCCGTGCTGGACAAGAGCGGCGGCAAGGCCGTGTTCAACAGCCCCGAGCACGTGAAACTGCTGCAGACCTACGTGGACCTGTACAAGAAGGGTTACATCCCGGAAGACACCATGCGCCGCGGCTTCACGGCCGCCACCGAACTGTACTCGGCGGGCAAGCTGGGCATGCTGATCACGGGCCCGCAGTTCATCCTGCGCGTGCAGAACGACAACAAGACCATCTTCGACCAGACGCGCGTCGCGCCGTACCCGATCAACCTCGCCGGGAACGTCATCCACACCGGTCTGATGGGCTTCATGGTGCCCAAGGGCGTCAAGGACAAGGCGCTGGCGCAGAAGCTCGCGCTGTTCCTCACGAACGACGTCAACCAGCTGCAGTTCAGCAAGGTCACGAAGACCACCTTCCCCAGCACCGTGAAGGCCAGCACCGACAAGTTCTTCAAGCAGGGCGGCTCGGACGCCGTCAGCCAGGGCCGCCTGGTGGCCTCCACCGAACTGAAGAAGGCCAAGGACCTGACCCTGATCTACCCGGACGCCAGCAAACTGAACAAGGTCTTCAAGGACAACGTCGAGGCGGCCATGGCCGGCCAGAAGACCGCCAAGCAGGCGCTCGACGACATCGTCAAGGCCTGGAACGCCAGCCTGTAA